From the Euphorbia lathyris chromosome 6, ddEupLath1.1, whole genome shotgun sequence genome, one window contains:
- the LOC136233323 gene encoding putative F-box protein At3g16210, producing MDGKRRNTGQETRVELLPEEIVTEILLRLPVKSLWRCKTVCKYWHSTINSTGFIKRHLARAAGYDQHKKFLGPVFPDKENASYSCLLYREDYDGTVHAEAFNFPYKLFFGYEKVIPVSLCNSCNGLICFVRDQSILVWNPSIPTDFKIIQSPLTHSRLISDVDIVAMGYDPMSDDYKIIKVSSECAIDEDYISFEIFSLKSSSWKSKRIAKQYSVYYYTSRFIYAKNGVHWIATLFNEEEDEYTDCILYFDLAEESLDYMNLPSKSLDCSAVMNFKESMAITGENSESQQELWVLEDHCGLKSLWSKISCFDFTSPVISVFFSSMSNGETLVQRGNDSLKVQGNKIVHKEKPSYYSLPASPYFESLLSPRMLQ from the coding sequence ATGGATGGAAAAAGGAGAAATACAGGACAAGAGACTAGGGTGGAATTGCTGCCGGAGGAAATTGTGACAGAAATTCTGTTGAGGTTGCCAGTGAAATCTCTTTGGAGATGTAAGACAGTTTGCAAGTATTGGCATTCCACTATAAACTCTACTGGGTTCATAAAAAGACATCTTGCTCGTGCTGCCGGTTACGATCAGCATAAGAAATTCCTTGGCCCTGTTTTTCCTGATAAGGAGAATGCTTCCTATTCCTGTCTTTTGTACAGAGAAGATTATGACGGCACTGTACATGCTGAAGCATTTAATTTTCCATATAAGCTTTTTTTTGGTTATGAGAAGGTGATTCCTGTCAGCCTTTGTAACTCTTGCAATGGATTAATATGCTTCGTTAGAGATCAAAGCATACTCGTATGGAATCCATCTATCCCAACTGACTTTAAGATAATTCAATCTCCATTAACGCACTCTCGATTGATTTCAGATGTGGATATAGTCGCAATGGGTTATGATCCTATGTCTGATGAttacaaaattataaaagtctCTTCCGAATGCGCCATTGATGAAGATTACATATCATTTGAAATATTTTCTTTGAAAAGCAGCTCATGGAAAAGCAAGAGAATAGCCAAACAGTATTCTGTGTATTACTATACTTCAAGGTTTATTTATGCGAAGAATGGTGTCCATTGGATTGCAACGCTGTTtaatgaggaagaagatgagtaCACCGACTgtatattatattttgatttggCAGAAGAAAGTCTGGATTATATGAATTTGCCTTCAAAAAGTTTGGATTGTTCAGCTGTCATGAATTTCAAGGAGTCTATGGCAATTACAGGGGAAAACTCTGAATCCCAGCAAGAGTTATGGGTACTTGAAGACCATTGTGGGTTGAAAAGCTTATGGAGCAAAATTTCATGTTTTGATTTTACTTCCCCTGTCATCTCTGTCTTCTTCAGCTCTATGTCGAATGGAGAAACTTTGGTTCAGAGAGGGAATGATAGCTTGAAGGTTCAAGGCAATAAAATTGTACATAAGGAGAAGCCTTCTTACTACTCCTTGCCTGCATCTCCATACTTTGAGAGTTTACTTTCGCCGAGAATGTTGCAGTAG